A single genomic interval of Anopheles darlingi chromosome X, idAnoDarlMG_H_01, whole genome shotgun sequence harbors:
- the LOC125955857 gene encoding programmed cell death protein 4, whose translation MEDDKGGKLANGSDRADPVQEVIDLDDDVIIVSDDDAGGEFKDGATANVELAMKSPGSLVEKTGRNRTRRLSRSNSKNGVLGVAGTPNFVAPHRKWKNSRRSRNLHGRGLPKKGGAGGKGVWGKPGAEVFDELDDEDPNDPNFDIDAYNSSHNVELKEVVTAPPVLQLTEEEMIKKMESILLEYYENGDTHEAADGLEHILAPEMKPLVIKTIVGVAFDHKQSQREMTSVLISDLYGRVVTRDDICAGFDQLLYELPDIMLDTPDAPHLLGNFIARAIADDCVPPKYAYDSDREDLDTHARAALVRASALLSMPGGWSKLDNVWGVGGALRPVQTITRQMAMLLQEYVVSREIEEAQRSIKELEVPHFHHELIYEAIIMTLEAFNESIEEAICHLFRTLDSTCIVSPEQMELGFRRVYDDMTDIVLDIPLAYSILDRFIQRCRRAGSFLSETLIKDLPTRGRKRFVSEGDGGLVKHVNFLKNM comes from the exons ATGGAGGACGACAAGGGAGGGAAACTGGCGAACGGAAGCGACAGGGCCGACCCGGTCCAAGAGGTAATCGATCTCGATGACGATGTCATTATCgtgagcgatgatgatgcgggaGGGGAGTTCAAAGATGGTGCGACGGCTAATGTCGAACTTGCAATGAAAAGCCCAGGCTCGTTGGTCGAGAAAACTGGACGTAATCGCACTCGCCGGCTGTCCAGATCGAACAGTAAAAATGGTGTGCTAGGTGTCGCAGGCACACCCAATTTCGTAGCGCCACACCGTAAGTGGAAGAATAGTCGCCGTTCGCGAAACTTGCACGGTCGCGGGCTCCCCAAGAAGGGCGGAGCTGGTGGAAAGGGTGTATGGGGCAAGCCGGGTGCCGAGGTGTTCGACGAGCTGGATGATGAGGATCCGAACGATCCGAACTTCGACATCGATGCGTACAACAGCTCGCACAACGTGGAGCTGAAGGAGGTTGTAACTGCTCCACCGGTTCTGCAATTGACTGAGGAAGAAATGATCAAGAAGATGGAGTCGATTCTCCTTGAGTACTACGAGAATGGGGACACTCATGAGGCAGCCGATGGCTTGGAGCATATTCTTGCACCCGAAATGAAACCCCTCGTTATTAAAACGATCGTAGGCGTAGCGTTTGATCACAAGCAATCACAACGCGAGATGACCTCTGTCTTGATCTCGGATCTGTACGGTCGTGTAGTCACACGCGATGACATTTGCGCTG GATTCGATCAACTGCTGTACGAGTTACCCGACATCATGCTGGACACACCAGATGCTCCGCATTTGTTGGGCAATTTCATTGCCCGGGCGATAGCTGATGACTGCGTTCCTCCAAAATATGCGTACGATTCCGACCGCGAGGATTTAGACACCCATGCGCGAGCGGCACTCGTACGTGCCTCCGCACTGTTGTCGATGCCCGGCGGTTGGAGTAAGCTGGATAACGTTTGGGGCGTCGGAGGCGCTCTCCGTCCTGTTCAGACTATAACGCGGCAGATGGCTATGCTTTTGCAAGAGTACGTTGTATCGCGTGAAATTGAGGAAGCGCAGCGCTCGATAAAAGAGCTGGAAGTTCCACATTTCCACCATGAGCTGATCTATGAG GCAATCATTATGACGCTCGAGGCGTTCAACGAGTCAATCGAGGAAGCAATTTGTCACCTTTTCCGGACGCTCGACAGTACCTGTATCGTATCGCCGGAGCAGATGGAGTTAGGTTTTAGGCGGGTCTACGATGACATGACGGATATTGTGCTAGACATACCGCTCGCCTATTCCATCCTCGACCGCTTCATCCAACGTTGCCGCCGAGCTGGCTCATTCCTAAGCGAAACACTCATCAAGGACCTTCCTACGCG TGGACGTAAGCGCTTCGTCTCAGAAGGTGACGGTGGTCTGGTGAAGCACGTGAATTTTCTAAAGAATATGTAA
- the LOC125955359 gene encoding uncharacterized protein LOC125955359 gives MDEATIRSSSGLRRKLIPQKPPRRKNQQQQVASFQKRPIVATSALPILPAKATTTTTTTSQDIREVTEKKREERDHCDEEYAEEIITKAFQFLRRPKRSRDMTASEILEYYLERRLQAQLEQQSAVGRAIDMDTSGSSLNSSLTYHTTLDTTGLAAIDESKIDVSGQFLASEKHPPQLTSKTKVPVRFCNNQLVVERQMAAGSFVANISGSAGPDVVYTRSREEDAHIYEPMMIQTQSQRSTTPIVTSTTSGCKREHRWHIMWRKLKRICLPQRNRRQKKQSTTNVYRLTDLQAAGSASGTNNL, from the exons ATGGACGAGGCGACGATTCGTAGCAGCAGTGGCCTGCGCCGCAAGCTGATCCCCCAGAAACCACCTCGCCGgaagaaccagcagcaacaggtcgCGTCATTCCAAAAGCGTCCGATCGTAGCTACTAGTGCGTTACCGATACTACCTGCcaaagcaacgacgacgacgactacgacgagcCAAGATATTAGAGAAGTAACAGagaaaaaacgggaagaaCGTGACCATTGCGACGAAGAGTACGCCGAAGAGATCATTACGAAGGCATTTCAGTTTCTTAGGCGACCTAAAAG AAGCCGAGATATGACCGCCAGCGAGATACTGGAGTACTATCTGGAACGGCGTTTGCAAGcccagctggagcagcagagtGCAGTGGGACGTGCGATCGATATGGATACTAGTGGCAGCAGCTTAAACAGTAGTCTCACCTACCACACCACCCTTGACACAACGGGGCTTGCCGCTATTGACGAATCGAAGATCGATGTTTCTGGTCAATTCTTAGCATCTGAGAAACATCCTCCGCAGCTGACTTCGAAGACAAAGGTTCCTGTTAGGTTTTGCAACAACCAACTGGTCGTCGAACGTCAAATGGCAGCTGGATCGTTTGTTGCAAACATCTCTGGGTCGGCTGGCCCGGACGTTGTCTACACACGGTCGAGAGAGGAAGATGCGCATATCTACGAGCCG ATGATGATACAGACGCAGTCGCAAAGGAGTACGACGCCGATCGTTACATCTACCACTAGCGGCTGCAAGCGAGAGCACCGTTGGCATATCATGTGGCGGAAGCTGAAACGTATCTGTCTGCCGCAACGTAACCGCCGCCAGAAGAAGCAATCGACTACCAATGTGTATCGACTAACCGATCTGCAGGCTGCGGGAAGTGCCAGCGGCACCAATAATCTCTAA